A window of Gossypium hirsutum isolate 1008001.06 chromosome D13, Gossypium_hirsutum_v2.1, whole genome shotgun sequence genomic DNA:
ATGATTCAGCTTGGAAAGCCAAGTTTTGTTGGCTAGAAGTATATCTCTTGATGGTTAACTTGGAATTCAACTCTTCAATACGGGTCGTAAACTCATCCATTCTATCATTCAGAGAGGATATCTGTTCTGAAAGCTGAGTTATGACTCCCTAAATAGGGAAGAAGAATAATACAGGAGACTTTAGTTGCCAAAGCATTTCACCAAGAAATTAGTTTAAGATCATGTACAAAGCTAAAAGAGCTACATACAAACCTCATTTGCTAGAGCCGACTCTGAATTTCTCTCACCAAACCGCCGGTTGTTCACATTATATCCAGCAAAGTTCGACATATTCTTCTCCCTTTGAGTAGAATATGAATGTGAAATGCCACTGTTTTTATTAGCAAACATCAACTCTATTTAATTAAATCCACTCATACAGGCCATTTAACAGCACTCTTATGCAGCAGAAAGATATGTATCACATGTTTGTACCTTTTGAGATGCCTATTTCTCAAGGCAACCCTATCCACAGAGGCCCGCAAGAGTGCATCTTTGGGGCTTGACACCAGATCCTCATCTAGGCTGAGCTTTGTCTTCAAATCCTCTGGCAGGGCCTGTCCAATAATTAGATAAGAGCAACTAGCCTACTAAAATTGAAAAAGACATTACCAGATAGAGAGTTTTCATACCATAACCTCATTTACAAGCTTTTccaattgaatttgttcaataTAGGTACGTGAAATATATGAACCTTCCAAACCAAGCTTCTCTGCAACACATTTTACAACTGACCGGTCCCTTCCTTGCACCTATTTAAGAATGTCAAATCACAATGATCAATACCGGCCTTAAACAGTCTACAAACAGATGGTCTAGTTTTAGCTTAAAGATAACATATTACCACATTATTATGAAGAAAAAATTATGCCtaaagttttaaatgaaatataaagCATCAAATTTCCCACATCATTAACTGAGGAACTTAAAATGCCAATTAGGTCATCTCCAAAAGTGGCAAATGGCACTTATCAAGCATTTATGTTGTGAAACATATTAATGGATACAGCAATTTTTAAACCTTCCAAAAGATATTGGCAATTAGATAAATCATCATGGAAGTCAAATTCTCATTAAGAAACTCATGATTAAAACAACGTTGTTACAACATAATTCAAGTGACCAAATGAAGAAAGACTTCCAAGGGGGGAAAGAGAAGGATTCTGAAAGTACATTAAAAATATTGCATTCTAGTACTCAAAAGATTTCAGATTCTCAGAAGTACCTGAAAGTATTGACGATTTAGCTGCTCTAGCCAATCAATTTTAACACAAACTTTATCATCAGAGAAGACATGGCTGTTTCTTTTGAGGATGGTTGCTATTGTATAACCCAAGGCCATTAGCCCACCAAGAAGGCGCACACTGACTTCAAATGTAATTCTTGGAGAAATAACAAATGGAATATCCGTTACCCATTCCTGAAAAATGATAACTACCAAATCAGACTTTTGTGGGTAGGTACAGTGTCTTAACAAACATAAAACTATGGAGAATGTTAAATATATGGAACAAAGAAAACTGATGatataagaaaacaaagaaagaacCTCAATCCAACATTTAAAGGGAAAAACTAACAGGACAGGAGTGTTCCATTATTCTTTCTTTGTTAGATAACTTCATCAAGATATTTCCAATACAGCTACATGGTTGTTAGAACCAGGTAATTGGGAAGATCTATTGACCGGCATGCAAATGTTGAAGACGTGCGGTgcccaaaattttaattgttattattaatatctGCTAAGAGCACATACATACTTTCTCAAAAAACATATGGTTATACCTCCAATGTCCTACAACAATATTAACTGCTGTAATGCATGATTTATAAGACCAAGTAATTGTCAATGACTAATGAATGTATGAGTGCACATCTAAAGGGACTCGACTCATGATAACAAGACAGAAATTTAAGGGACAAACCTCAAACATGAGACTGTATTTTCCATCTTTATTCCGCATCCGCAGATATGATTGGCAAGACTCAGGATCTTCACCAGGAGGTAGAAGGTATATATCATAAGTCTGCTCCTGTGTTTCTATATGTTCATCAGATATGGCACTCTTAATTTGCTCAACTGTTAACTCTCTTGTTGActacaattaaaagaaaaaaaatgagatgCTAGAAAAGATAAGGACATGGATGCCAGGGTGTAGTAGGAAGTACTATCACCAGTATCATAAAATTTGTGACAAAGAAACACCCAAAAAAGTTGGTGGGAGTAGTAACCTTTAAAATATAAGTGGGACTCTGAAATCCAGTAAATGGGTTGAACttgttaatgatttttatttgtgCCGTTTGGAGATCTGGCTCAATGAAGGCCTTGTACATTGGATATACCTGTTAAACAGAGAACATGCTAAGTTTGACCCTAGAAAGCAAAATTAGAGCACTGAAGTGCATAGAAGTAGATCAACAATATTCCACACTTCCCAGCCTGgtctttaataataaattttacccAAAATGAAAGAAGAAGGAGAACATACAGTTTCAGATATTTGATGGATTATTTCTTCAGGTTCTTGGCCAGCACGCTGTATGTCTCGTAGGACTCGTTTAACAAGGTCAAAGTGAACTCCCCCTGTGACAGATACTCGTAGATCAAGCATGGGTCGCAATTTTTCACTCAAGGCATAGATGCCCTCAATAATTACAATGCGGGAGCTTGGAACTTCAAGCGTCCTGTCATAAAAGCAAGCTTGGAGGATTACATATAAAATCTACTACCTAGAAATGAAAGCACCAATCTCTCTGATTAATAACAATTCCACATTGATTAGGAGTTCTACATTTTCAATTAAATGCCACTACCAAAACCATTGATTTTCAATAAAATGCAATAACTCAATCCTTAAGAGCTTTTTGAGCAAATGATAGTACTGATGTGAACTAAATGAAGGAGTTTCCAACCTGTATCCTATTCGGGAACTAGCCTTGAAATCATAGATGGGGACCTGAACTTCTTTCCCTTCCTTTAAATCATGAAGGTTCTGGAGCAAAGTATCATAATCTGTCAATCGAGGATCTGTTGTTTAAAAGAATCAGAAGATTGTCAATTTACAGCTTCACTTGCTATCAGTTAAAATCCTCAACTTCTAATCCAAAGATGTAGATATTTAAATAAAAGTTTTGAAGCAGccggtcatttgtcattttctatTGATGCTTAATACtcattcatataaaaataaaccaCATTCAACAAGATCCATGTTAATGCACCATCTTTTGACCCCCTCTAccacccaaaaagaaaaagaagaaagaagaaagacaACTCAAATTGAAGGCAGATATAAATATGAGTCAAAGGTTAAATACTAGAATCGTTATAGTTGCCAACAAATAAGAGTAAAGATGAATTACCATCAAAGTTGCCATCAACAATTCTACTAGCATCATTATAGTTGTCCATTGATATGGTAGCAATGCTGGGCATGAAGTTGAGTATCTTTTCTGTAAATACAGTCTTCCCAGCTCCAGAAGGACCCGCTAATCCTACCAATATTATCCCATCATTTTTCTGTGCCAACAATTGGCACGCACGGATGACAATAAAAAAACCCTTCTCAAAGGACAAAGGTCCTTGGATTGGAACAATCTCATGGCGATCACAATCCTTTCGCTTAACCAGCTGAACCTGATCTTTTAAGAGACCTGCTCTTTTCTGCTGTGCTTCAAGTCCAGAAGCATCTTGAGGCATTGTATGACAGCTATTTCTGTTATAagttgagaaaataaataaataaataaatatgaagcACAAAGAAACAATTATAGTATAGATGTGGCTCGTAAGACACAGAAAACACTTCAATGTTATAGTACAAAAAGCAGCCTCAAGCACACAATGAACTAGATCTTCATGTAAGACAAACATTTATTTTCTCTGTCATCTCAACATAAAAGTTGCATGTATAAAACAAGAAAATGATCAAGTTCCTATCTCAATCaacaataaaattgaaaataaagtaaaagaaatataattgtCAGCACCTTAGAATGCAATGATAATTAATAGCAACCCCAACCTTTTTACATCCACATATGTTCATTTGTTTTATCTAACAAATGCTAGAGAATAAACCATACAGAAAATTTTATGACTTCAAAGTTCAACCTTAAAGAATGATGCAGTTCAGGTAGAAATAAGATTCAGTGATTTATGCTCTCTTTTAGTACaactttaataatatatatatataagggcgCATCCCTCACCCTCAGTTTTGTAGGATGGATGCGGCAGAAAAGAGCTttgtggaaaaaaaaaagatttcacCAAATGAGAGGGAAACCAAATTGATTAATCATCTTTGTAAAACTTACATAACATACCACTCCATaaaggaaaaaaacaaagaatcaaacTCAACAATGATAAGAGAAAAGCAAGCAGCTATTAATCAATAAAAGATTACAGACAAACATATTTATTATCACCTTGGATTGCTAACTGTCACGATAATCGGTGGTACTAGtcattaatatttcatattttcacattaaaAACCCAAAAACCACTGTCAGACATTCACTGTAAAAGGTAcaaaagattatggagaaaaaaaaaagcaaaatcgAGCAATGGCAATCTAACTTTTTCGTTCATTGGGTGAACTCTTGTCTGTTTTCAGAAAAACCAATATGGAAGGTCCTACAAAAAGCACCAAAATAGCATCTTTAAAGATCAAAACAAACTTCTTTCACATTCAACCAACAATCAAAGTACAAAATTTTTATCCTAAATGGCTCACCATTCTGTAAACACAACACCAAATATAATAAAGTATCAAACAGTTAAAACAGAAACATGAAAAATACAGATAAACTCGTCACAATCTCTATTCTAACACGATATTTGGATCTAAAACAACCACCTTTTccagaaaataaaatgaaatagagCATAGCAAAGCAAAGCAAACAATGGGGGAAAAATTACCCAG
This region includes:
- the LOC107920816 gene encoding inorganic pyrophosphatase TTM2 — its product is MPQDASGLEAQQKRAGLLKDQVQLVKRKDCDRHEIVPIQGPLSFEKGFFIVIRACQLLAQKNDGIILVGLAGPSGAGKTVFTEKILNFMPSIATISMDNYNDASRIVDGNFDDPRLTDYDTLLQNLHDLKEGKEVQVPIYDFKASSRIGYRTLEVPSSRIVIIEGIYALSEKLRPMLDLRVSVTGGVHFDLVKRVLRDIQRAGQEPEEIIHQISETVYPMYKAFIEPDLQTAQIKIINKFNPFTGFQSPTYILKSTRELTVEQIKSAISDEHIETQEQTYDIYLLPPGEDPESCQSYLRMRNKDGKYSLMFEEWVTDIPFVISPRITFEVSVRLLGGLMALGYTIATILKRNSHVFSDDKVCVKIDWLEQLNRQYFQVQGRDRSVVKCVAEKLGLEGSYISRTYIEQIQLEKLVNEVMALPEDLKTKLSLDEDLVSSPKDALLRASVDRVALRNRHLKSGISHSYSTQREKNMSNFAGYNVNNRRFGERNSESALANEGVITQLSEQISSLNDRMDEFTTRIEELNSKLTIKRYTSSQQNLAFQAESCNGSAPTSHFINGLGNGSIMPNSSSSSQLAKDSPIMEEISSVARGQRQIMHQLDNLSNLLCEGIGERSQAASTKKNMMAGGEDSIKVPVILTLAIGGLGIFLYRGILTRH